In the genome of Crassostrea angulata isolate pt1a10 chromosome 6, ASM2561291v2, whole genome shotgun sequence, the window CTTTTAATTCAACTGAATATAGGATTACCCAATAACACTGTTGCAAAGCTTTTTCTAAGCTAAAATGTGTCTTCGGGAGATATCCCACTCAGTTCTTGTTGTAAGCTACATAGGTATACAGTGGTATCACGAACCCCTCCCCGTAGTTATTCTGAATTAACTGTAAATACGGACAACACAATCCATTATATCCATTACGTGTTGGCACGATCCATTTCTTTGTATTCTCGAGGGAATTAAAATTCAGCAATTGACACCGGTTGCAAAACCCGAGATTTATTGTCTTCTCTAGAAAATCTTGCAGATTAAAAAGACGAAGGAGATTTGGGCGATCTTTtgcaaaaaaatgcaatttcttCCCTTTTATTGTAGCTTGgaaatattgttattattatttctttCCTCTTGGAGAAAAGCACCcatttttatttactcattttAGACCACTGAACAAAAGGAAATGtatgtaattaaatatatatagttttattgaCTAATATAGTATTTACAGCATATAAAAGTTCACGGAAACATGTGATTCAATTTCTTAATACTGAGGACGATATAGACAAAACTCATTGTGCCAAaagtataatctttttttttagctctTATAGTGTTATCAACCAAAGAAAGACAGGTGAATTTTTAAAGGATGCAGAAATTGACCCTAACCTGTGTGagattaagatttttttcagtGATGCTTAAAAGGATGAACAATTAAAAGCGTGGTCAGTTTTAACATTGTCCTAAAGTACTGATGTATTAAgatatgaaatttaaacatttgCAACACACATTTGAGCATAATGAATGATTTTGTAGAgttcataattaaaataaactatAACTGGTAATGTTAATTCATGCAATATACTATAAAATCATTGCAACACTAATTCAGTAAAATAATACCACTTTTAAACAGAGCTGTGGAACTACGGGGTAGAGCGAAAAAAGATACTTCATTCTTAATATTCTATCATGGTATAATAAAGAGTTTGTTTTAGGTCAGCACGTAAATAATTTTAAGTGGCGAATCTTCAAATTGATAGTTACTCCTTTTTCTTGTCTACTACACGTGCTAAAGCACGAGCATGCTCAGATCTGAGTTAGCTTTGGTCCTTTGAGTCGTTTAAGTAACGATCGCCTTTAGctgtaacaaaaataataacaattacAAAAACACGTGTTGGGACGGctcatttatgaaattaaatccaacagaaaaaaattaaacaaaatcaataaatgatgaatatttatgaatatttgaattatatacttacatgtattattgttacTTACAAGTTCATACTGtatataattcataaaattgcgAAAAAAAGTTGCTTTAATAGATGTACTAATATTTTAGGATCAAACGCAAAATATCTGCACTTGCAGAAGAAAAATAGTTATATGACAGCTGTTTCAACATTGTAAACCAGTTAGAGAGATAACACATCATCTATTAGTTTAAGTTTTTGGCATGGGATCCGCGCCGTTTGATATTGTTTTCAAACTAACCGGTGATTAGAAACGAGTACGTCATTTACtacaaatcaaaacaaatcagTCTCTCGTAATTAGATATTGACTTTCAATAATATAGAATCCATAACAGTCCATGTCAGTAGTGGTACACGACAGGGTACGTAGaactacatgttttatttatgacgCATTATCCCATTTATGCCATTATGACGAATTTGTTGTGTGTatactgtagtttcattaatattcaagggcatcaattttcgtggataaagtgaaaatcacagtttgaAGGaaacgtaaattcgtggccaatgaccctatcaatacaaaatgttaataaaaattgcacttcaatgaacatttaatttcgtggatcagctaaacaacgaaatccacgaaaattggtattcaacgaatattgatgaatcCACAGTACGTAGTAAATGGTTATAAATGGTAACAAAATAGTAAGTTATAAAATCTTGTGTTCGAGCCATTTATGCATGtgcatacaataaaatatgtttaaacttATAGGATGCATCTATTGTGAAGGTCTTTTTATCAGAATCACTACAAGAACGAATTattgtatagtttttttttttacccacaTATTCACCTTTATTTTATCCAACTTATCTCATCCGAACGTTGAATACGTGATGCAATTTGATGGATTGCATGCGTTTGACACCGAGTCTTTCCTACACAGACAATTATATCTATAATCTCAATTTTATCATGTGAATTGGTTGTTAATTTAGCATATACATCACGCAGAATATCCTCACGTGATAATTTGTATGtacttttcttgattttatcgCATCAGTGAAACTATTTTGGAACTTTTTGCTTGAAAAGAAGGGAATGTAAACATGTAATACTGTCTGTGTAATGCGTACAGGCAAGCGAGTAAACAAATCCAGGTATTATTTCTAGATGAAGATACAAACTGCTCTCTTATTGCTTCAAATTAAAGCTAATATAcctgaaaaatatattacatcgACTAAAACAATGTAAATTCTGGATTCATTTATTTAGAAACTAAAAGCATTCAACATAAAAAGCcgaattttacaataaaactcGAAACATTGTTCATTCTGGGAATATATatggaaatgaaatttaagtAGACAGGACTGCCTGAATCCTCGCAATACATGTACTCCGGAAACTAATTTTCTCCAAGTAAATGTCGAAACTTTCTTTCATTAGAGTTCATTTGATAGAACTGTGGCCTATTGTTTATGAGGTTGTTTTCCCCAACGgtaaaataactttaaatttgtgtcaaaataaaatcttttactCGAATAACATGAGATTCTGACggagaaataatgaaattaCATGTGAGTGTGGTTTTATGAGTGTTAGGAATAAAAGCGAATAATGTCCCTCTCTGCGAAAATTAGTTTCAAGTCATTGCTTTTCAGTCGATTTAGCCTTGTTAGACACACGAAAATTCTCGTATTTCCGTTTGTTCTCTTGCTGTACATTTTGATTACTCTTGTGTTCTGTCTCAGAGGGAAAAGTCgattttaaagatgaaaatgtgTCGTCTTCTAGACGATTGAATTTGAAACATTAGAAATATGCAAATTGACCCAATAACAATAGGCAAGTTATCATCgtcataaaattaatattctagTATATAATGATCTGATAATGATCTATAAataaagtgaaagtagaaaacATAGCTATTTTTAAGGATATGTTTGTGATCATGTGTGGTCATGCAGCGTTTGATCAGCCTTTGAGAGAATTCGAAGTTTTGACGAAAACCAAATGATGTTAATGGGGATAGagatagattttaaaaaaatgtattaaaattttaatttttgtatcaCTTTTTCTTGTAGATTAAAGGTGAATTGTGTATTCCATTACGAAAGTACGATTTTAAGCTGGCCGTATGTTTTGATTCCGATACAACAAGTTTTACAAAGACGATTGAATCAGCTATTAACAATGGACCGGAAATTGAAGGAATCCCCGGGTATCTCAAACTCATCAAAAACGACAATATAATGCCTGCTGATAAAAGGCGGTTTGATTCCATTGCATATGGGTCTTCATTTGATcgccttaaaaataaaaaatctgtaGATTCCTCTGGTTCCGAGAGATATTCATTCAGCGGTGTCCAGAAGAGGTTTCCCTTTGATTCAATAGCTTATAGACCGGGGGGTTTTGTAAAATTTACCTCCAAAAGAATTCCATATTTGTATGGTAACTTTAAGTACGGCACCCATGGATTATTTGCCAAGAAGAAGACGTTTGATTCCATTGCACACGACTTCGGATCATTTGGAGGTTTCTCGAAAAGAACCCCGGACTCTACATACAATCAACTTGACGACTTTGGAGGGTTGGCCAAAAAGTCTTTTGATTCTATTGCTAACAGCGCGGGAACCTTTAGAAGGTTTTCTAAACGATCCGTACATTCGAAAAGACTCGGAGAGAGCAAATTAATTTCTAGACGGAAACGGTCATTTGACTCCAATTCGCATCAGTCAGGACGGTTTGGGTTGTTTTCGAAACGTCGATCGTTTGATTCCATAGCCAATCTCTCGGGTTATTTCGGAGGATTTTCAAAAAGATATGGGTTAGATTCAATAGCCCATGGACCTGGAAGTTTTGGaggattttcaaagaaatacgGGTTAGATTCAATAGCCCATGGACCTGGTAGTTTTGGAGGATTTTCAAAAAGATACGGGTTAGATTCAATAGCACATGGACCGGGAAGTTTCGgaggattttcaaaaaaatacgTTATGGACTCAATTGCTCATGGACCGGGGAGTTTCGGAGGATTTTCTAAGAGATACGGGTTAGACTCAATAGCACATGGACCAGGGAGTTTCGgaggattttcaaaaaaatatataatggaCTCGATTGCTCATGGACCTGGTAGTTTCGGGGGGTTTTCAAAGAGGCGTAGTTTGGACTCCATAGCTCACGGGCCCGGTAGTTTCGGAGGATTTTCAAAGAAGCACAGTTTGGACTCCATAGCTCACGGGCCCGGTAGTTTCGGAGGATTTTCAAAGAAGCACAGTTTGGACTCCATAGCTCACGGGCCCGGTAGTTTCGGAGGATTTTCAAAGAAGCGCGCTTTAGACTCTATAGCTCATGGACCTGGTGGTTTTGGGGGATTTTCAAAGAAGCGCGGTTTAGACTCAATATCTCATGGATCCGGAGGTTTTGGGGGATTTTCAAAACGATTTGATTCTATCGGTAACAAGTCTGGGATGTTTTCCcgattttcaaagaaatcagcAGATGATAAAGAACATGTGAAAAATTCTGCAGactaattgaaaaattttcccgattttcaaagaaatcagcAGATGATAAAGAACATGTGAAAAATTCTGCAGACTAATTGAAAAATCTGTCCTATAATGTCAACTCATGGAAAGTTACTCCTATCATTCAAATGTCCtccatgttaaaaaaaagtaatgggtCACTGATAgctaaatgattaaatattctttatacCAGTCTTTACTGTAGCAAAATAAAACGAAGtgattttagaaccattttaacaagatgTTGGActtaaagtaaatccaccctcctgtgacgtcatacattttacataaaccataaattcattaaaattcttgcaagtagatttgtaatttctatgtaatgataggtgcacatcaataactcaaatcattgtttacttggagatatttaataagcgtttttcatccttatattcgacataattcaataatgacaaagggaaataactcttttctacttttctctaagtgatatatctaaatactataatttttctaatgtaaacaattttttttattttttttaattaatcttaGTTTTCTGCCAAAGttagcaataaaatttaaatagacaaacaagtatccattcacttatatttaatttttaaacaaaaaaagtgtgattttcagatgataatttcagcctttggtttttattaccttacatcttaaatagtatggatacatatatattttatttattttttgatgaaattcaagtccaataagttaaaaaaaagttcagtttttaactttgaacccatgattttataggtacggagttaccttaaGGTAGTTGTgccaaacagcaatgtgacgtaggtctgtctatttcatttattgctggccactcagccatggctgtTTGAAATCGACatgatttgtctggcttttgagctaaaactacgcaatcggtgcttATTTCACTTGataccgcgtcatttttaacttgttttgacgaaagaaatagatagctacgtccaaccgaaagtccaaggtcttgtaaaaatggttctattaagttttaaaaagaaatgataaattcaaatttctttaaatatactTGAGTTGTagcgttgtttttttttcataattccGTAAATGATATAATTCAAGATGGAATGTGCTGTATATAGGGATTTTTTTCGCCACGTTTTATTTTTGTGCCACTCGTCTTGGAAAAGTGAGCGAATTtattgttataataaatttcTTATCTAATCATGAATCAATGTGATATAGATGCATGGACATGTAAGAAGAGAAATATTGCtgaataaatatgatttattacaAATCCTCACGCATGCACATGCAATTTGTTATTTGTCAATGGTGACATTGAATTATGTAAGATTGAAGGCCATTAGCTGATATCTGCTGACTGTGTTATTGGAAATTGCTTACAAATACGGGTTCTTTTTGCGTCATCAGCCAATAGTGAAACTGTGGTACAGACGTCGAAACCAAGATATAAGTATGCGTTTTGAGATTTGATTTCACTAGTAATAAGGCTTCATCTGCGTCCAGGACCCTTCAACAATCAAACAtcttatactctgtcccaagatatcctggattcATATTTgccttaattgcttgatattttaaaataccccaggttcaaacgatgttcattcaaaagtatgaaaaatttccaagatatctcagtcgaaacgcccctgaTAGCTTATCAAGTTTCaaaacaatgctaaaaaatgtgatatctacggggattttgtattgcagcaagcccggatgataacgttgaataattgcgcgatgtattccgagtgaaTTTTTCCGAATGAAAGGTGATAATgtatcaatgaaattatcttggaaattatccctttcaactatttcaattgcacttctttcacaagtatgagtatttttattaaaaatcgtccaaatgtgctgcataaatatcttgggtaCGTACAGACTATTGTTTCATAGGCCAATATGTTTCAAATAGAAACATACTatagcaggcacgtagcatcaggggctgccccccccccccccccccccccccacacacacacactttttctcgcagcacctaattttttaaaatttacatataaaaaattgaattatcatggagttggccccccatttttttgggagtatgaaaaaaaaatggtatgaaagtaaagaaattaggagtgaaattgaagtttaaGATATAccacgccagcccccccccccccccttcccacggattaggatttagaagattttggaaaattaaaaattttcctttttttttggcttgtcaagaatttttggatgagtgtgcccccccccccccccccactttaaaaaacgatgcctgtatagtataaacatttataacaaataaatgggcataatcaaatgttttgtgatttctaaattttttttgatgATTCTAGGCTCAATGAATATAAACGGTGCTTTTAAAGTTTTGTTAAAAgactcaagtgagcttttctgatcacaatttatccgttgtctgtcgttgtcgtcgttgtcgtcgttgttttcgttgttgtaaacttttcacattttcatcttcttctc includes:
- the LOC128190791 gene encoding uncharacterized protein LOC128190791 isoform X2; translation: MSPMKAPVVSLAALIILLISQALAEDDQKIKGELCIPLRKYDFKLAVCFDSDTTSFTKTIESAINNGPEIEGIPGYLKLIKNDNIMPADKRRFDSIAYGSSFDRLKNKKSVDSSGSERYSFSGVQKRFPFDSIAYRPGGFVKFTSKRIPYLYGNFKYGTHGLFAKKKTFDSIAHDFGSFGGFSKRTPDSTYNQLDDFGGLAKKSFDSIANSAGTFRRFSKRSVHSKRLGESKLISRRKRSFDSNSHQSGRFGLFSKRRSFDSIANLSGYFGGFSKRYGLDSIAHGPGSFGGFSKKYGLDSIAHGPGSFGGFSKRYGLDSIAHGPGSFGGFSKKYVMDSIAHGPGSFGGFSKRYGLDSIAHGPGSFGGFSKKYIMDSIAHGPGSFGGFSKRRSLDSIAHGPGSFGGFSKKHSLDSIAHGPGSFGGFSKKHSLDSIAHGPGSFGGFSKKRALDSIAHGPGGFGGFSKKRGLDSISHGSGGFGGFSKRFDSIGNKSGMFSRFSKKSADDKEHVKNSAD
- the LOC128190791 gene encoding uncharacterized protein LOC128190791 isoform X1 — encoded protein: MSPMKAPVVSLAALIILLISQALAEDDQKIKGELCIPLRKYDFKLAVCFDSDTTSFTKTIESAINNGPEIEGIPGYLKLIKNDNIMPADKRRFDSIAYGSSFDRLKNKKSVDSSGSERYSFSGVQKRFPFDSIAYRPGGFVKFTSKRIPYLYGNFKYGTHGLFAKKKTFDSIAHDFGSFGGFSKRTPDSTYNQLDDFGGLAKKSFDSIANSAGTFRRFSKRSVHSKRLGESKLISRRKRSFDSNSHQSGRFGLFSKRRSFDSIANLSGYFGGFSKRYGLDSIAHGPGSFGGFSKKYGLDSIAHGPGSFGGFSKRYGLDSIAHGPGSFGGFSKKYVMDSIAHGPGSFGGFSKRYGLDSIAHGPGSFGGFSKKYIMDSIAHGPGSFGGFSKRRSLDSIAHGPGSFGGFSKKHSLDSIAHGPGSFGGFSKKHSLDSIAHGPGSFGGFSKKRALDSIAHGPGGFGGFSKKRGLDSISHGSGGFGGFSKRFDSIGNKSGMFSRFSKKSADDKEHVKNSAD